The following proteins are encoded in a genomic region of Parafrankia discariae:
- a CDS encoding CaiB/BaiF CoA transferase family protein — protein sequence MTERTVTERTVAGRTVTGRSSAGPSDGGVELPLTGVRVVDLCRGGAALAARVLGDLGADVVRIEPPGTPGRAPGTDVRHETHNFNKRALALGLESAAGRERLLGLLATSDIVIEGLDGPLPGRLGLGEGEFRRRFPALVVVSVTEFGRSGPYRDWAGTDAVHAALAGFLSRSGLPGRPPLLPPAALPTGSAALVAAWSALLAHHNRLVTGIGDDVEVSIFESTVQVIDPGYGMAGSATSGIPTSDGPRGRPDAGHLYPVFRCADGYVRLCILKPRQWRAVFEWMGRPARFADPALADMSRRFAVADVLHPEIGRLLAHRKRDEAAAELQRLGIPAAAVLDLPGVLRADHFAARGVFTGVPTPEGEMSVPDCLFGIDGHRVGLRTPAPQAGESAGDPAGPDAAGGTALPVPLALPVSPAPPVSAGPRRPLDGLRVLDLGVIVVGGESGRLLADMGAEVIKIESAAFPDGSRQSLTVEPISPVFAWGNRNKASLGLDLRDPRGRALFLELARSSDVVLSNFKPGTMEKLGLGAAELHRVNPRLVVADSSAFGADGPWGDWLGYGPLVRAATGISLLWRDDIPDARGGSGGGPGGSGGDAGGFADASTIYPDHVAARVAAIGVLALLVRRRRTGRGGTVSVAQAEVILGQNPDLYAAASLGRADGARRHAPRGVYPCAGDDEWVVVDARDSADWRRLAAVIGGPSLAADPRFATTRDRRDHAAEIDGLIAAWTSQRPPRAAASALQAVGVPAGMMLRLTELPDDEHLRARGAFRVARHPLIPRPMPSENTPARFRNIPDVELRPAPMPGEQTRRVARELLGLDEDEIQRLVDDGVLQETTPSDY from the coding sequence GTGACCGAACGGACCGTGACCGAACGGACCGTGGCGGGGCGGACCGTGACCGGGCGGAGCTCGGCGGGGCCGTCGGACGGCGGCGTCGAGCTGCCGCTGACCGGCGTCCGGGTCGTCGACCTGTGCCGCGGCGGCGCCGCGCTCGCCGCGCGGGTGCTCGGCGACCTCGGCGCCGACGTCGTCCGGATCGAGCCGCCCGGGACCCCCGGCCGGGCGCCCGGCACGGACGTCCGGCACGAGACGCACAACTTCAACAAGCGCGCCCTGGCGCTCGGTCTCGAGTCCGCCGCCGGACGCGAGCGGTTACTGGGCCTGCTCGCGACGAGCGACATCGTCATCGAGGGGCTCGACGGGCCGCTCCCGGGCCGGCTCGGCCTCGGCGAGGGCGAGTTCCGACGCCGGTTTCCCGCGCTCGTCGTCGTCTCCGTCACCGAGTTCGGCCGGTCCGGGCCCTACCGGGACTGGGCCGGCACCGACGCCGTGCACGCCGCGCTCGCCGGCTTCCTCTCCCGCTCGGGGCTGCCCGGCCGGCCGCCGCTGCTCCCGCCGGCGGCCCTGCCCACCGGGTCCGCGGCGCTGGTCGCGGCGTGGTCGGCGCTGCTCGCCCACCACAACCGGCTGGTCACCGGCATCGGTGACGACGTGGAGGTGTCGATCTTCGAGAGCACGGTCCAGGTCATCGATCCCGGCTACGGGATGGCGGGCTCCGCGACGAGCGGCATCCCCACCTCCGACGGCCCCCGGGGCCGCCCGGACGCCGGCCACCTCTACCCGGTGTTCCGCTGCGCGGACGGCTACGTCCGGCTGTGCATCCTCAAGCCCCGGCAGTGGCGGGCGGTGTTCGAGTGGATGGGCCGTCCCGCCCGGTTCGCGGACCCGGCGCTGGCGGACATGTCCCGGCGCTTCGCCGTCGCGGACGTGCTGCATCCCGAGATCGGTCGTCTGCTCGCCCACCGGAAACGTGACGAGGCCGCGGCCGAGCTGCAGCGGCTGGGGATTCCCGCGGCGGCGGTGCTCGACCTCCCCGGGGTCCTGCGCGCGGACCACTTCGCCGCCCGCGGCGTGTTCACCGGCGTCCCCACGCCGGAGGGGGAGATGTCCGTCCCGGACTGTCTGTTCGGGATCGACGGTCACCGGGTCGGCCTGCGCACACCGGCACCGCAGGCCGGTGAGTCGGCGGGCGATCCGGCGGGACCCGACGCGGCCGGCGGCACCGCGCTCCCGGTGCCTCTGGCGCTCCCGGTGTCGCCGGCGCCCCCGGTGTCCGCCGGGCCGCGTCGGCCGCTCGACGGCCTGCGGGTGCTCGATCTCGGCGTGATCGTCGTGGGTGGGGAGAGCGGGCGGCTCCTCGCCGACATGGGCGCCGAGGTGATCAAAATCGAGAGCGCGGCGTTCCCCGACGGCTCCCGGCAGTCGCTCACCGTGGAACCGATCAGCCCCGTCTTCGCCTGGGGTAACCGCAACAAGGCGAGCCTGGGGCTGGACCTGCGCGACCCGCGCGGCCGGGCGCTGTTCCTGGAACTCGCGCGGAGCTCCGACGTCGTGCTGTCGAACTTCAAGCCCGGGACGATGGAGAAGCTGGGGCTCGGTGCGGCCGAGCTGCACCGGGTCAACCCGCGGCTGGTGGTGGCCGACTCCAGCGCCTTCGGGGCGGACGGCCCGTGGGGCGACTGGCTCGGCTACGGCCCCCTCGTGCGCGCCGCGACCGGCATCAGCCTGCTGTGGCGGGACGACATCCCCGACGCCCGGGGTGGCTCCGGCGGTGGTCCGGGTGGCTCCGGCGGTGACGCGGGCGGCTTCGCCGACGCGTCGACGATCTACCCGGACCACGTCGCGGCCCGGGTCGCGGCGATCGGCGTTCTGGCCCTGCTCGTCCGGCGCCGTCGCACCGGCCGCGGCGGGACCGTGAGCGTCGCCCAGGCCGAGGTCATCCTCGGCCAGAATCCCGACCTGTACGCCGCGGCGTCGCTCGGCCGGGCCGACGGCGCGCGGCGGCACGCGCCGCGGGGGGTGTACCCGTGCGCCGGTGACGACGAGTGGGTGGTCGTCGACGCGCGGGACTCCGCCGACTGGCGCCGGCTCGCCGCGGTGATCGGCGGCCCGTCCCTCGCGGCGGACCCGCGGTTCGCGACCACCCGGGACCGCCGCGACCACGCGGCGGAGATCGACGGGCTGATCGCCGCGTGGACCAGCCAGCGCCCGCCCCGTGCCGCGGCGTCCGCGCTCCAGGCGGTGGGCGTGCCGGCCGGGATGATGCTGCGGCTCACCGAGCTGCCGGACGACGAGCACCTGCGGGCCCGCGGGGCGTTCCGCGTCGCGCGGCACCCGCTGATCCCGCGGCCGATGCCCAGCGAGAACACGCCCGCGCGTTTCCGGAACATTCCGGACGTCGAGTTGCGCCCGGCGCCCATGCCCGGCGAGCAGACCCGCCGGGTCGCCCGCGAGCTGCTCGGTCTCGACGAGGACGAAATCCAGCGCCTGGTCGACGACGGTGTGCTACAGGAGACGACTCCGTCCGACTATTAG
- a CDS encoding phosphotransferase has protein sequence MELLGAGRDSDIFAHGPGTVLRRYRDGRSAAAEAEVVGRLHRLGYPVPAVRAVAGPDLVMERIDGGTMTRSLLGGDLSPGTGGALLAALQDRLHALPWPGDRPLLHLDLHPDNVLIGPGGPVVIDWANARPGPVGVDAALTALILAQVAMTPGTSPVSAEQVGPSRDGVIVTLRAFAAAVSTPYASHLTDAEILRRRDPRLTTVELTHLAAAAVLARSAGPSP, from the coding sequence GTGGAGCTGCTCGGCGCGGGGCGTGACTCCGACATCTTCGCCCATGGGCCGGGCACTGTTCTACGGCGCTACCGCGACGGGAGATCCGCGGCGGCGGAGGCGGAAGTGGTCGGGCGGTTGCACAGGCTGGGCTATCCCGTTCCGGCGGTGCGGGCCGTAGCGGGTCCGGACCTCGTGATGGAGCGAATCGACGGCGGGACCATGACACGGAGCCTGCTTGGCGGGGACCTCTCGCCGGGGACCGGCGGCGCGCTGCTCGCCGCGCTGCAGGACCGGCTGCACGCGCTGCCCTGGCCGGGCGATCGGCCCCTCCTGCATCTCGACCTCCATCCGGACAACGTGCTGATAGGGCCGGGTGGGCCTGTCGTGATCGACTGGGCCAACGCCCGTCCCGGGCCGGTGGGTGTGGACGCGGCGCTGACGGCGCTGATCCTGGCGCAGGTGGCGATGACGCCTGGCACGTCGCCGGTGTCCGCGGAGCAGGTCGGGCCGTCGCGCGACGGGGTGATCGTCACGCTGCGCGCCTTCGCCGCGGCGGTCTCGACCCCGTACGCCAGCCACCTGACCGACGCCGAGATCCTCCGCCGCCGAGACCCGCGCCTGACAACCGTTGAACTCACCCACCTGGCCGCCGCGGCCGTCCTTGCCCGGTCCGCCGGCCCGTCGCCCTGA
- a CDS encoding SMP-30/gluconolactonase/LRE family protein, whose protein sequence is MSSVQGVSILAQGARYTSLAPTTLAAGWSLDRLTPTSRLFGANGLRTGPDGRIYIAQVTGSQISALDVATGAVEAVSPKGGDIVGPDDVAFDSAGTIYATEYMDNRVSALGTDGRVRVVGEDLTAVNGITVHQDRLFVNECRPGGRLMELPLGGGAPRVLADNLGQPNAMEVGPDGYLYYPAMITNDIWRIHPDGGEPQRVAGDLGVPDSVKFDDAGFIVSTQVLTGEVLRINPRSGDREVLAKLQPGLDNCTFLDGRLFVSNFTGEITEVLGGGETRATLPGGLNWPLDLTLDTDGTLYIADGPFFYALSPGGSPRTAGMLFSPGSPGFIRGVTTAGPGEFIVTTGNGAIARFRPAEFASEVLADGLDQLYGVAIAPDGAVVAVEFARGRVLAVRAGAVEVLATGLNEPVGVTFGSDGACLVSEAGAGRIVSVGGPRVETVVDGLDTPQGVLARDGRLLIVDAGAKTLLDVDPGTGARTTIARDLPVGAPPGVVPKPLRGQPPFSGPQGPFAGIVAGPDGTLYVSADAEGSVLALRPER, encoded by the coding sequence ATGTCCTCAGTACAGGGGGTCTCTATCTTGGCTCAGGGGGCGCGCTACACCAGCCTTGCTCCGACCACCCTCGCGGCGGGTTGGAGCTTGGACCGCCTTACGCCGACAAGCAGGCTTTTCGGGGCCAACGGGCTGCGCACCGGTCCCGACGGCCGCATCTACATAGCCCAGGTGACCGGCAGTCAGATCAGCGCGCTGGACGTCGCCACCGGGGCGGTGGAGGCCGTCAGCCCCAAGGGCGGCGACATCGTCGGCCCGGACGACGTCGCGTTCGACTCGGCCGGCACCATCTACGCGACCGAGTACATGGACAACCGGGTGAGTGCCCTCGGCACCGACGGTCGCGTCCGGGTCGTGGGCGAGGACCTGACCGCCGTCAACGGCATCACCGTGCACCAGGACCGGCTGTTCGTGAACGAGTGCCGGCCCGGCGGCCGGCTGATGGAGCTGCCGCTCGGCGGCGGCGCGCCCCGGGTGCTCGCCGACAACCTGGGCCAGCCCAACGCCATGGAGGTCGGCCCGGACGGGTACCTCTATTACCCGGCCATGATCACCAATGACATCTGGCGCATTCACCCCGACGGCGGCGAACCGCAGCGGGTCGCCGGTGACCTGGGTGTTCCGGACTCGGTCAAGTTCGACGACGCCGGATTCATCGTGTCCACCCAGGTCCTCACCGGTGAGGTGCTGCGCATCAACCCGCGTTCCGGCGACCGGGAGGTGCTCGCCAAACTCCAGCCCGGCCTCGACAACTGCACCTTCCTCGACGGCCGGCTGTTCGTCTCGAACTTCACCGGCGAGATCACCGAGGTGCTGGGCGGCGGCGAGACCCGGGCGACACTGCCCGGCGGTCTGAACTGGCCACTGGACCTCACCCTCGACACCGACGGCACCCTTTACATCGCCGACGGCCCGTTCTTCTACGCGCTGAGCCCGGGCGGCTCCCCGCGAACGGCCGGCATGCTGTTCAGCCCCGGCAGCCCCGGTTTCATCCGCGGGGTGACCACCGCCGGGCCCGGCGAGTTCATCGTCACCACCGGCAACGGCGCGATCGCGCGCTTCCGGCCCGCCGAGTTCGCGAGCGAGGTGCTGGCCGACGGCCTGGACCAGCTCTACGGGGTCGCGATCGCGCCGGACGGCGCGGTGGTGGCCGTCGAGTTCGCGCGCGGCCGGGTGCTGGCCGTCCGGGCCGGCGCGGTCGAGGTGCTCGCCACCGGCCTGAACGAACCGGTCGGGGTGACCTTCGGGTCCGACGGGGCCTGCCTGGTCTCCGAGGCCGGCGCCGGGCGGATCGTCTCGGTCGGCGGCCCGCGGGTGGAGACCGTCGTCGACGGCCTGGACACGCCGCAGGGCGTCCTGGCCCGGGACGGGCGGCTGCTGATCGTCGACGCCGGTGCCAAGACGCTGCTCGACGTCGACCCGGGCACCGGGGCGCGCACCACGATCGCGCGCGACCTCCCGGTCGGCGCCCCGCCCGGCGTCGTCCCCAAACCACTGCGCGGACAGCCGCCGTTCTCGGGGCCGCAGGGCCCGTTCGCGGGCATCGTCGCCGGCCCGGACGGCACCCTCTACGTCTCGGCGGACGCCGAGGGCAGCGTCCTGGCCCTGCGGCCGGAACGCTGA
- a CDS encoding flavin-containing monooxygenase, whose product MYQSPLDHCAPTTTPEVDQEALRDRYLAERDRRLRTDGQKQYVESGDEFAEFYEVDPHTPLVPRTPIDLDIEVVILGGGFSGLIAADRLQKKGITDFKIVELGGDFGGVWYWNRYPGIQIDSDAYCYLPLLEETGFIPKEKFSHGDECYEHAQRIGRHLGVYDKTLFHTMVRSLEWDEGIGRWRIATNRGDDIRTRFIIMCQGPYNRPKLPGIPGITDFKGHTFHTARWDFDYTGGDLHGGLDKIGDKRIAVIGTGSSGVQAIPHLARGAKHLTVFQRTPSYVFERSNYPTDPEWVASLKPGWREERQRNFHNATFAFYSPGEPDNICDAWTEVARNLAAHLNSTNGWGALADPVKFMELHEAEDYRVAERIRQRVDQVVGDPATAELLKPYFRILCKRPVFNDDYLPTFNRPNVTLVDVSDAKGVDRITERGVVANGVEHEVDCIVFASGFEITGALDRQLDIRPLAGRDGRSLYDHWGKGFRTLHGIMAHGFPNYFATGFIQGGVTASTTKMFEQQADHIAYILGEAAARGTKIVEPTAEAEEAWVRTIRDNKIDNTRFVTECTPGYYNSEGESNARWFLGEPYGPGFYAFEELLQAWRDAGDLAGLVLTD is encoded by the coding sequence ATGTACCAATCGCCCCTGGATCACTGCGCGCCGACGACCACCCCCGAGGTCGATCAGGAGGCACTGCGCGACAGGTACCTCGCCGAGCGGGACCGGCGGCTGCGCACCGACGGCCAGAAGCAGTACGTCGAGTCCGGTGACGAGTTCGCCGAGTTCTACGAGGTCGACCCGCACACGCCGCTCGTCCCGCGCACGCCGATCGACCTCGACATCGAGGTGGTGATCCTCGGCGGCGGCTTCTCGGGGCTGATCGCCGCGGACCGGTTACAGAAGAAGGGGATCACCGACTTCAAGATCGTCGAGCTGGGCGGCGACTTCGGTGGCGTCTGGTACTGGAACCGCTATCCGGGGATCCAGATCGACTCGGACGCCTACTGCTATCTCCCGCTGCTCGAGGAGACCGGCTTCATCCCCAAGGAGAAGTTCTCCCACGGCGACGAGTGCTACGAGCACGCCCAGCGGATCGGCCGCCACCTGGGGGTCTACGACAAGACGCTGTTCCACACCATGGTCCGGTCGCTGGAGTGGGACGAGGGGATCGGCCGCTGGCGGATAGCCACCAACCGCGGTGACGACATCCGGACCAGGTTCATCATCATGTGCCAGGGGCCCTACAACCGGCCGAAGCTCCCCGGCATCCCCGGCATCACCGACTTCAAGGGGCACACCTTCCACACCGCCCGCTGGGACTTCGACTACACCGGCGGTGACCTGCACGGCGGGCTGGACAAGATCGGCGACAAGCGGATCGCGGTGATCGGTACCGGCTCCAGCGGCGTCCAGGCGATCCCGCACCTGGCGCGTGGGGCGAAGCATCTGACGGTGTTCCAGCGGACGCCGTCCTACGTCTTCGAGCGTTCCAACTACCCGACCGATCCGGAATGGGTGGCCAGCCTGAAGCCGGGCTGGCGGGAGGAGCGCCAGCGCAACTTCCACAACGCGACGTTCGCGTTCTACTCGCCGGGCGAGCCGGACAACATCTGCGACGCCTGGACCGAGGTCGCCCGTAACCTCGCGGCGCACCTCAACTCCACGAACGGCTGGGGCGCGCTGGCCGACCCCGTGAAGTTCATGGAGCTGCACGAGGCCGAGGACTACCGGGTCGCGGAGCGGATCCGCCAGCGGGTCGACCAGGTCGTCGGGGACCCGGCGACCGCGGAGCTCCTGAAGCCGTACTTCCGCATCCTGTGCAAGCGCCCGGTGTTCAACGACGACTACCTGCCGACCTTCAACCGGCCGAACGTCACCCTCGTCGACGTGTCGGACGCCAAGGGCGTCGACCGGATCACCGAGCGCGGGGTCGTCGCCAACGGCGTCGAGCACGAGGTCGACTGCATCGTGTTCGCCAGCGGCTTCGAGATCACCGGGGCGCTCGACCGGCAGCTGGACATCAGGCCGCTCGCGGGCCGGGACGGGCGCTCGCTCTACGACCACTGGGGCAAGGGCTTCCGCACGCTGCACGGCATCATGGCGCACGGTTTCCCGAACTACTTCGCCACCGGCTTCATCCAGGGCGGGGTCACCGCGTCCACGACCAAGATGTTCGAGCAGCAGGCGGACCACATCGCCTACATCCTCGGCGAGGCGGCGGCCCGCGGGACGAAGATCGTGGAGCCCACCGCCGAGGCCGAGGAGGCCTGGGTCCGGACCATTCGCGACAACAAGATCGACAACACCCGGTTCGTCACCGAGTGCACCCCCGGCTACTACAACAGCGAGGGCGAGTCGAACGCCCGGTGGTTCCTCGGGGAGCCCTACGGGCCCGGGTTCTACGCGTTCGAGGAGCTGTTGCAGGCCTGGCGCGACGCCGGTGACCTGGCCGGACTGGTCCTGACCGACTGA
- a CDS encoding thioesterase II family protein, with product MTLTSDIDRWLRRFPRGSETGPRLVCFPHAGGASTFFHPLAAALADVAEVCAVQYPGRQDRLAEAPHTSIDPLADEIAAVLGPLTDRPLALFGHSMGSIVAFEVTRRLEATPGAPVPSIVFPSGRAAPSRSRPGTVHQGDDAAVLDSIAKLGGTDRRVLADPELIDLILPATRADYQAIETYRCAPGATVAAELRVTIGDSDTAVTEAEAAAWAEHTTGGFDLAVLPGGHFYLSTQIEAVAERVRTGLLGAGIPLA from the coding sequence GTGACCTTGACCAGCGACATCGACCGCTGGCTGCGGCGGTTCCCCCGCGGCAGCGAGACGGGCCCCCGGCTCGTGTGCTTCCCGCACGCCGGTGGAGCGTCCACGTTCTTCCACCCGCTGGCCGCGGCGCTGGCGGATGTCGCCGAGGTCTGCGCCGTCCAGTACCCGGGCCGGCAGGACCGGCTGGCCGAGGCCCCGCACACCAGCATCGACCCGCTCGCCGACGAGATCGCGGCGGTGCTGGGTCCGCTCACCGACCGGCCGTTGGCCCTGTTCGGGCACAGCATGGGCTCGATCGTGGCGTTCGAGGTGACCCGCCGGCTGGAGGCCACGCCGGGGGCACCTGTTCCGTCGATCGTGTTCCCGTCCGGCCGGGCCGCCCCGTCCAGGAGCCGGCCCGGCACCGTCCACCAGGGGGATGACGCGGCCGTCCTGGACTCGATCGCGAAGCTGGGCGGCACCGACCGGCGGGTCCTCGCGGACCCGGAGCTGATCGACCTGATCCTGCCCGCGACGCGGGCCGACTACCAGGCCATCGAGACCTACCGCTGCGCGCCCGGTGCCACGGTGGCCGCGGAGCTGCGGGTGACGATCGGTGACAGCGACACGGCCGTGACCGAGGCGGAGGCGGCGGCCTGGGCCGAGCACACGACGGGTGGTTTCGACCTGGCCGTGCTGCCCGGCGGGCACTTCTACCTCTCGACGCAGATCGAGGCCGTGGCCGAGCGTGTCCGCACCGGGCTGCTCGGCGCCGGCATCCCCCTGGCCTGA
- a CDS encoding amidohydrolase family protein, producing the protein MPDHPVVPAPPTVPAPEIAPGPESTGPGRVPSRRGLFLAAAGAVPAAVLTSGVAAAAVRPGGPGSGQSAGDPPPRVDVHHHAMPAPVHAWLVEHGMLPPAGGPLFAQWDLGVTLATMDQYGIQLAVLSAPVPTAFTPTAAQAAELAALANDSLGALARERPSRFGWLASVPYLEPGDAVAEIDRVYGGQAPDGVLLTAHAGTRYLGDPALDPVLAALNNRDAVVLVHPFDLPGAAPIAVPAFVVDFMADTTRAAVQLTVSGALDRFPRIRWILAHGGGAFPYLAGRLALGRGLGYGADPGAVRAAVRRFWYDTAGPMSPYATPSLLAAAGSGRILYGSDYNAIPAATVGESLAALRADPALDAPARAAIARGNALRLFPALAQRLG; encoded by the coding sequence ATGCCCGACCATCCTGTGGTTCCCGCACCGCCCACGGTTCCCGCACCGGAAATCGCTCCCGGGCCCGAATCCACGGGCCCGGGTCGTGTTCCCTCCCGCCGCGGGCTGTTCCTGGCCGCGGCGGGCGCCGTGCCCGCGGCGGTTCTGACGAGCGGCGTGGCCGCGGCCGCGGTGCGCCCGGGCGGCCCGGGGTCGGGCCAGTCCGCTGGGGACCCGCCGCCGCGCGTCGACGTGCACCACCACGCCATGCCGGCGCCCGTCCACGCCTGGCTGGTGGAGCACGGCATGCTCCCGCCGGCGGGCGGCCCGCTGTTCGCGCAGTGGGATCTCGGCGTCACCCTCGCCACCATGGACCAGTACGGCATCCAGCTCGCCGTCCTGTCCGCGCCGGTGCCGACCGCGTTCACCCCGACCGCCGCGCAGGCGGCGGAGCTGGCCGCCCTCGCGAACGACAGCCTGGGCGCGCTGGCCCGCGAGCGGCCGTCCCGCTTCGGCTGGCTGGCCAGCGTGCCGTACCTCGAACCGGGCGACGCGGTCGCCGAGATCGACCGGGTGTACGGCGGCCAGGCGCCCGACGGGGTGCTGCTCACCGCGCACGCCGGCACCCGGTACCTCGGCGACCCGGCGCTGGATCCGGTCCTGGCGGCTCTGAACAACCGGGACGCGGTCGTGCTGGTGCACCCGTTCGACCTGCCCGGCGCGGCCCCGATCGCGGTGCCGGCCTTCGTCGTGGACTTCATGGCGGACACCACCCGCGCCGCCGTGCAGCTCACCGTGTCCGGCGCGCTCGACCGGTTTCCGCGGATCCGGTGGATCCTCGCGCACGGCGGCGGCGCCTTCCCCTACCTGGCGGGCCGCCTGGCGCTGGGCCGCGGCCTCGGCTACGGCGCGGACCCGGGGGCCGTCCGGGCCGCGGTGCGACGGTTCTGGTACGACACGGCCGGGCCGATGTCCCCGTACGCCACGCCCAGCCTGCTCGCGGCCGCCGGCTCCGGGAGGATCCTCTACGGCTCCGACTACAATGCCATCCCCGCGGCGACGGTCGGCGAGAGCCTCGCGGCGCTGCGCGCCGACCCGGCGCTGGACGCCCCGGCCCGCGCGGCGATCGCCCGCGGCAACGCCCTGCGCCTGTTCCCCGCCCTGGCCCAGCGGCTGGGCTGA
- a CDS encoding NAD-binding protein, with product MRSGVAGPATIAGHVIVCGLNDLGLSVVEQLDAAGVRAVVVDERDAPGLHRRLERWGVALVRESARTPESLREAGLDTALAVVACHETDLENLQIALVAVNAAPRIRIVAGIGNRQLGDQLRDALTQVRVRSVGELAGPGFVEACVRSAVIHAFPLDEPAGAGEIFAVVDEPVTSRAPFRALYGDLTPISLRRAGERLAEVCPPRDVPLAPGDRLTLLGRLGELRARGMAVDEVHDARTFASLVAAAQEDSGSDTRGGDGDYREGASDLPGRARRVPARLRALLATVRGELDRPFRRALTVVATLMVISTVVLTLTYEDNNPGAPANFDALDALYLTVETMVTVGYGDYNFGAADGWLQAFGIALMLLGALSIAVVYAFITNVIISRRLERALGRGRADAVRGHVILCGLGSVGVATMEGLLRAGRRIVVIERDENNRFLPVARERGVPVVIGDATVQATLLEAGLAHATTIAAVTSDGLANLETILSARETHSELRRAHAARRAARAAAQGAGGRAYHGGRHDPAPPADGGPEAALRVVLRVFDATMADEFERRFGIHTARSASTLATPYFVAAALGHEVISAFYVERTPFLVARMTVRPGGGLAGPTLGELATGTRVLAVTRHNGHRGGLHGGPGDGFRDGLADGLGDGTAHGPEASSPDYRPGRHTKLRPGDELLVVGPVTQIVDMVRRNQLTRHTSAQS from the coding sequence ATGCGCAGTGGGGTTGCCGGACCTGCGACGATCGCCGGCCATGTGATCGTGTGCGGCCTGAACGACCTGGGCCTGAGCGTCGTCGAGCAGCTCGACGCCGCCGGGGTACGCGCCGTGGTCGTCGACGAGCGTGACGCGCCGGGCCTGCACCGGCGGCTCGAGCGGTGGGGCGTCGCCCTGGTCCGGGAGAGCGCCCGGACGCCGGAGTCCCTGCGTGAGGCCGGTCTCGACACCGCGCTGGCCGTGGTGGCCTGCCACGAGACCGACCTGGAGAACCTGCAGATCGCCCTGGTGGCGGTCAACGCCGCGCCACGGATCCGGATCGTCGCCGGCATCGGCAACCGCCAGCTCGGCGACCAGCTCCGGGACGCGCTCACCCAGGTCCGGGTGCGCAGCGTCGGCGAGCTGGCCGGCCCGGGCTTCGTCGAGGCCTGCGTGCGCTCCGCGGTGATCCACGCGTTTCCGCTGGACGAGCCGGCCGGGGCCGGGGAGATCTTCGCCGTCGTCGACGAACCGGTCACCAGCCGGGCGCCCTTCCGGGCGCTCTACGGCGACCTGACGCCCATCTCGCTGCGCCGGGCGGGCGAGCGGCTGGCCGAGGTGTGCCCGCCACGGGACGTCCCGCTGGCCCCCGGTGACCGCCTCACCCTGCTGGGCCGGCTCGGCGAGCTCCGCGCGCGTGGGATGGCGGTCGACGAGGTGCACGACGCCCGCACCTTCGCGTCCCTGGTCGCCGCCGCCCAGGAGGACTCCGGCTCCGACACCCGCGGCGGCGACGGCGACTACCGCGAGGGGGCGTCGGACCTCCCCGGCCGCGCACGGCGCGTGCCGGCCCGGCTGCGGGCGCTGCTGGCGACGGTGCGCGGCGAGCTCGACCGGCCGTTCCGCCGGGCCCTCACGGTCGTCGCGACCCTCATGGTGATCAGCACTGTCGTGCTGACGCTGACCTACGAGGACAACAACCCCGGCGCGCCGGCGAACTTCGACGCGCTCGACGCGCTGTACCTGACGGTCGAGACCATGGTCACGGTCGGCTACGGCGACTACAACTTCGGCGCCGCGGACGGCTGGCTGCAGGCCTTCGGTATCGCCCTGATGCTGCTCGGCGCCCTGTCCATCGCCGTCGTCTACGCGTTCATCACGAACGTCATCATCAGCCGCCGGCTGGAACGGGCGCTGGGACGCGGCCGGGCGGACGCCGTCCGCGGGCACGTGATCCTCTGCGGGCTCGGCTCGGTGGGCGTGGCCACGATGGAGGGCCTGCTGCGGGCCGGGCGACGGATCGTGGTCATCGAACGGGACGAGAACAACCGGTTCCTGCCGGTGGCCCGCGAGCGCGGCGTCCCGGTGGTGATCGGCGACGCGACGGTACAGGCGACGCTGCTGGAGGCCGGGCTCGCGCACGCGACCACGATCGCGGCGGTGACCAGCGACGGCCTGGCCAACCTGGAGACCATCCTTTCAGCCCGGGAGACTCACTCGGAGCTGCGCCGCGCCCACGCCGCCCGGCGGGCCGCGCGGGCCGCCGCCCAGGGCGCCGGCGGCCGGGCGTACCACGGCGGGCGCCACGATCCCGCCCCGCCCGCCGATGGTGGGCCGGAGGCGGCGCTGCGCGTCGTCCTGCGGGTCTTCGACGCCACCATGGCCGACGAGTTCGAGCGTCGCTTCGGGATCCACACCGCCCGCAGCGCGTCCACGCTGGCGACGCCGTACTTCGTCGCCGCCGCGCTCGGCCACGAGGTGATCAGCGCCTTCTACGTGGAGCGGACGCCGTTCCTGGTCGCGCGGATGACGGTCCGCCCTGGCGGGGGGCTGGCCGGGCCCACCCTCGGCGAGCTGGCCACCGGAACCCGCGTCCTGGCCGTGACCAGGCACAACGGCCACCGCGGCGGCCTCCACGGCGGGCCCGGCGACGGCTTTCGGGACGGCCTCGCAGACGGCCTCGGGGACGGCACAGCCCACGGCCCGGAGGCGAGTTCCCCGGACTACCGCCCCGGCCGGCACACCAAGCTGCGGCCCGGGGACGAGCTGCTCGTGGTCGGTCCCGTCACCCAGATCGTGGACATGGTCCGGCGCAACCAGTTGACCCGGCACACCTCGGCCCAGAGCTGA